From one Mytilus trossulus isolate FHL-02 chromosome 10, PNRI_Mtr1.1.1.hap1, whole genome shotgun sequence genomic stretch:
- the LOC134688486 gene encoding uncharacterized protein LOC134688486, translating to MQLLLIVPLIGVIMAAPMAEERNIKVKRAMETIMYGNQQNSNKQVKKSDPSMPLHEDIPDVNAAVLPDDGGSVEASKAEDISEPKSDETPVDELDTVLKDVELSDKEEHVGSESLSEDTSSQTEDDSNIPPANAEAIEELKNTMGEESQGDDSSEKQPITDVSSSEEQNYDNYDLFKLYREYQNMIKNYRPLYDVNNYRKRRMAIRKRRFMGRSRERAVKRAHRSKRDLTYPEESELYEPYYYPELSYPNSENYGYGNPYETQDQMEPLEELLEDNVLPYPVNSYDEPSWYDYRPTNYEGDEGMYLPVKRQSMLSFVPGNRKRSSPYFYPVSEEPETHFGAFVPEKRNYFDTYGSLVRAARLLAARQEERDPMQGYEEWY from the exons ATGCAATTGCTCCTTATTGTCCCCCTTATAGGGGTTATAATGGCCGCTCCTATGGCTGAAGAAAGAAACATCAAAG TGAAAAGAGCCATGGAGACAATTATGTATGGAAACCAACAGAATTCAAATAAACAAGTGAAAAAGAGTGACCCTAGTATGCCACTCCACGAAGACATTCCAGATGTTAATGCCGCAGTATTACCTGATGATGGTGGCTCAGTTGAAGCATCGAAGGCTGAAGATATATCCGAGCCAAAATCAGATGAAACTCCAGTAGATGAGTTAGACACAGTTTTAAAAGACGTGGAACTTAGTGACAAGGAAGAACATGTCGGATCTGAATCATTATCAGAAGACACAAGCAGTCAAACAGAAGACGATTCAAATATTCCACCAGCAAATGCAGAAGCTATTGAGGAATTAAAGAATACGATGGGAGAAGAGAGTCAAGGGGATGATAGTTCTGAAAAACAACCAATAACTGATGTTTCATCTTCAGAGGAACAAAACTATG ATAATTATGACTTGTTCAAACTATATCGTGagtatcaaaatatgataaaaaactACAGACCTCTATATGATGTTAATAACTATAGAAAACGACGAATGGCTATCAGGAAGCGCCGGTTTATGGGCCGATCAAGAGAACGAGCCGTGAAAAGGGCTCATCGTAGCAAAAGAGATCTTACTTACCCGGAGGAAAGTGAACTCTACGAACCATATTATTATCCAGAGTTGTCTTATCCTAATTCAGAAAATTACGGTTATGGAAACCCGTATGAAACACAAGATCAGATGGAGCCTTTAGAGGAACTATTGGAAGACAATGTGCTGCCTTACCCAGTAAATTCATACGACGAACCATCATGGTACGATTACAGACCAACGAATTACGAAGGTGACGAGGGAATGTATTTACCAGTTAAAAGACAGAGCATGCTGAGTTTTGTCCCTGGAAATAGAAAAAGGTCATCGCCATACTTTTATCCTGTCAGTGAAGAACCCGAAACACATTTTGGTGCTTTTGTTCCTGAGAAGAGGAACTATTTTGATACATACGGAAGTCTTGTAAGAGCTGCAAGACTTTTAGCAGCTAGACAGGAAGAAAGAGACCCAATGCAG